In Thermoanaerobaculum aquaticum, a single genomic region encodes these proteins:
- a CDS encoding diguanylate cyclase domain-containing protein, which produces MVIVVLALWLILQRRRAQQAFSWPLIFTASFFFVTVLADVAVDLSLLPRPNIPAVVLYSAVGVLPFAFTLSFTLTTRWARLHAASLLPHLGLLPWTTFTHEVQKRLGTSPPSPFALALVRFSTAAGTPVDVETVVSRLRTHLRHCDLLARYSRKTVAILLDEQDEREALAYVERVRRALRQLPDRLLLRPTAGLAAFKPGRYATAEELVKAAEAALYAARSEGGDCTATAP; this is translated from the coding sequence GTGGTCATTGTGGTCCTCGCCCTTTGGCTGATTTTGCAACGAAGGCGGGCCCAACAGGCTTTCTCGTGGCCTTTGATCTTCACCGCATCGTTTTTCTTCGTCACCGTCTTGGCTGATGTGGCCGTGGACCTCTCCCTGCTCCCCCGACCCAACATTCCGGCCGTGGTTTTGTACTCCGCGGTGGGTGTGCTTCCGTTTGCTTTCACCCTGTCTTTTACCCTCACCACGAGGTGGGCTCGGCTCCACGCGGCTAGCCTTCTGCCGCACCTGGGCCTTTTGCCGTGGACAACGTTTACCCACGAGGTGCAGAAACGCCTGGGCACCTCCCCACCCTCGCCCTTTGCCCTGGCCCTGGTGAGGTTTTCCACAGCAGCCGGCACCCCGGTGGATGTAGAAACGGTAGTTTCTCGGCTACGAACTCACTTGCGGCACTGCGACCTGTTGGCCCGTTACTCCCGGAAAACCGTGGCCATCCTGCTGGACGAACAAGACGAAAGGGAAGCGTTGGCGTACGTGGAGCGCGTGCGGCGTGCGTTACGGCAGCTCCCCGATCGACTCTTGCTGCGACCCACCGCAGGACTTGCCGCCTTCAAACCCGGGCGTTACGCCACGGCCGAAGAGCTGGTGAAGGCCGCCGAGGCCGCCCTGTACGCCGCCCGCAGCGAAGGGGGCGACTGCACCGCTACGGCCCCCTAG